The nucleotide sequence GTGCAGACAACATGGAAACACACATGGGTGTAATCCTACCTTGTTTCTTTACTTCCTTTTCTGGGAGTGACACCTACAACAGAGTTCAAACATTCAAAAGACTGACAGAATAGTTTCCCTTGTTTTAATAACACCACAAACACTCCGAGTATCTCACCTGTGAGGTAGGCTCCATATTGCTGTTGTGTTTCCATGAAAAAGTTGAAGTCAAAGCAGCGAAGCGTCAACGGCTGGCGGCTCCGGTCGGTTTGTTACCCTTTCCTTCAAAGCAGTCGGGTCTATATTAGGAACTCTCAAGTGGTCTGTTTCCGGGGTGGATGGGAGGGGCACAATAACATGGCACAGGCTCAAGGGGGAGGGCCGACGACACATCAGGAATGCATTGGCCTGCCGCCTGTCATCCCATATCCCAAAATGTGCCACCTTGTACTGGCTGAAGCAGAGCGTGGCACACCCAAGATGGAGCTTCTGGCATACGAGTAATCCTTGAAATGTCGTCTCTTGTGATCTCACTGTCGTTAAAAGATGATTCACAAATGTCCCAAAGAAATGCATTCTTTATTATTTCTACAGATTTGTACAATATTTGCATTTGACACCATGTACAAAATTAAAGGACTTCGTGCTGTATCAAATTCCGATGTCCAGAGCGATTTTATCGAAGTATCAATTACAAAGTGAATGTCCTGGGGACTGTGTATAACTGTACATGAAAACAAAACGGATTCTTCACATTTTCCCCCGGTGTTCAAAATACACTGCTGTGATAGCGGAGTGAAATGCCTTCTTGCAGTGGAAATGGAGCCAGATGTGCAAAGTTCAGACTGCATCAACAGAGAAACACTTCTGCTAGCTTGTAACGTTCTATTCAAGATGTTATCTTCAGAAGCACCCGGCATGAAACCCATCGTATGTATAAACTTTTCCCATGTCGGCTAATCTCTTAAACGTGGCTACGTTACCCTGTTACACATGGCATTAAAGTTGTGTGACATCCTGTTGCTATATAGAATATGGAAGGGTTACACGCTATAAATGACCAGAATAAGGTACACTGAGGTATGGAGACGTTGCATCAAATGGTCCTTTTCCTTTCTTTGACGCTTCCTCTTGAATAAAAGGGGAGAGTTCACAAAGACGGGAGACCATTTGTTTTACAAACTAAGTCAAATCTGGTTTATAAAATCAGTGTTTGATGTAAAGCTCCCGTTGCATACATGACGAATAGATGGTAAAACGAGGCAAATATGGATAAGCAAAAGTAAACGGCTTTAATCCCTTCTTCTCACGGAGCAAATTTAAAATAACAACTTTCAGATGCGAAACCTCCGAACACTTCCATGAACTTGCCTAGTATAAAAGCAGCCTTAATATTTCAGCTGTAATAACTCAAAACACCGCACCCGTCACAAAGGCCCTGGGTCACCATCTGGCAGATCGGAACTTCCAAACAATATTAAAAAGCTAAGCAAAACAGTTTGGTTGCAGCCAATGAAAAACAAACCCTCCTGCATTTAAAACCAGTTGCAGAGAACTAAGGGAACACTATGGCATTTTACTTATGGCAAATGTATTCTGCAGTGCTATGCTGTAAGTGAACTCCCACCACCCCACTCCTACTGTGCCTCATACCTCTCTCCTTTGCACCCGTCTTCTAGATCTGGAaaagtaaacaaaaacctgacgTCAAACCGTCATGAGTAGAATGCTGGTTTCGTTTCCAGAGTCCGTCAGCACAGGTCCACGGCGGCCATGTTCCCCGTCACTACCCCGGCATGAGCAGGGCTTGAGCTTTATCGACAGGCAGCATAGTCTCTGCAGGACGACAGGGTCCCAGCTGTAGAGGGGGAAACAGGCGAGAGTTCAGACCGGGCTCGGCCCCCCCGAGGAGCCACGACGCATGGTTATCAAGGGGCCCGTGAGTAAAGACTGTCGACGTGTTTCTAAGCCCGCACTCGAGACGAGGAAGGGACGCCAGGCAGCCGGGACAGAAGAAGGAGACGGGAGACCAGGTCTGGGGAGGACCAGGATCAGTTTCAGGATGTATGTGACCCATTGAGGCGAGGAGGGACCCCCAGAGACACAACACTGACGTCTGGGAGGTAACAGGTGGTGGACTGTGCTCTTCTTCCGGGTTGCTTCCAAGTGTTCCGGTCTGACGGTTCTCACTCTTGTTAGCGAGAACACAACAGGGGAGGCGCGGGGCTGCAGGAGAAGCTTTCTCATTGAGGTCGGGGGTCTTGAGGTCTGGGATAATATCAGCTGGACGCAGGGCCTGTCCGCTCCTGGAGAGGCTGAGCTGGTGCAGCACGGCGCTGGTGGCGATGAGCCCGGCAACACTGGTCAGATACACCAGGCCGAGCATACAGGACACCTGGAGATAGAATCGATACGGATTACACCTGAAACATCTCAAGCATACACATCACCCCAGCTGAGACAAACTCCCCCCCACCTTGGTGAAGTGCTGGCAGATGGCTGCGAGGGCTTGGCTCCAGGCGGATTGTTCCAGAAGCACACAGAGGTCGGTGTAGGTGAACCAGCCGCGCTTCATTCCCTGCCGCTCTGCAATGCTGCGGATACAGAAATACTGGTTACATGAGAAACGGTGCTTTCAAAAGATCTACTTTCTCACGTTTTGTTTTACATGTGGGATTGCTTGACTCAAGACAAACTGTGTATAATGTTAAAACGGTAGCGCAGGTTGAAAGAGAAGACTACCAACCTGGTTTCCACTTGACTTAGTATATCAAATAAGTCATTTGGCTCCGTGAAGAGGCTCCACTCCTATAAGATATTACACAATGGTTGAGACGGAGAACTTGACCCACACGTAAGGACACACCACGTAGAAATGCCAACACACTCACGATGGCATTCAAGAAGTTCATCTCCAGGTTATTGACCGTTTTCACGTCCAACTTCCCAGCTGCTCCCCACTCGTCGTTGAaaacctcttcctcctctccttcgtCATACAGGTACTTGCTGGCAACCATCTTATTCAGAGAGATTTGTTAATGCATTATTTCCATGATGAATTCAAGATCACAGAAGTAGAATGACGACAGCACGTGTTAAACTCCATTCTGAAATGAGCAGTGCCCATGCCAGATATCAGTGACACATTTGGATTGACCCATGACCCCAACACACATACCATGGAGATCAGGAAGAGGTCAGAGGAGGAGATCTTTTGGAGGTATTCAGGGTTTCTGTGTCGGAGCCTTTCAATGTAAACAAGAGCCAGCATCATGGCACACGGAGAGAGATGCAAGCTTCCCTGCAGCAGAAAATAGAAACGTTTTTTACGAGGTTTGACTGGCGCAGGGCCACACTCACTGCCTGTAGCGAGGCCACCATCGAGGCATAGAAGGACAACCTGGAAACAGTGCAGCATATTTCTTCTGGAGCTTCTGATGGGGCTTGGGGCAGACTTCTGGAAGATTTCCACAGCGATATCTGGCATCACAGAGAGTATGAAGACAAAGTTAACACAACCGTGTGGAATATAACTAACACATTTATGGAAGTATTGTTCTTAAGTAAAAAACAAAATGGAGGCTGTTTTTACACCATTTAGTGACTAGTTACTTGCCAATTTGGGTTCTTAATACAaacatataaagtatatacattaagCTACCTAGTTGTAGATCCATCAAATAATCCCCACTTTCTTTTAGTGGAACATTGAAGTGACGAACACATAATGCACCAATAATTATAATATATAGTACTTAGTTGGCCATTCGCATTGTGAGTACTTTgatactttaagtataattggaTGCTATACTTTAACTGTAGCTGAGTATTTTACACTGTAGTGTTGCTACAGTGTAAAAATACACATATATTTTTACACtgtagtattgctacttttacaGCAATACTACAGAGGTTTATTTTTACACtgtagtattgctacttttaaagtgaaTCCTTTCGGGTACTTCTTCCACTTCTGGTACTATCACAATCTATTTGAGTTTTTAATGTATTGTGTATATGTCGCAACAACTTCACAGACATTGATTATAGAAAATCTGCCAAACCCTTGCACAGGAAGTACTTATTATGGAGGTGTGCTAGAGAGGAGCTCAGTCAGTTATGTATTAAAAAGCTCATATTTAAC is from Pseudochaenichthys georgianus chromosome 2, fPseGeo1.2, whole genome shotgun sequence and encodes:
- the cnppd1 gene encoding LOW QUALITY PROTEIN: protein CNPPD1 (The sequence of the model RefSeq protein was modified relative to this genomic sequence to represent the inferred CDS: deleted 1 base in 1 codon), whose translation is MYKSIVNMDFDALFNEKTFQFSDFQEFTFLPGHQRLTDRVRKRLYYGLDKDISLDALSCPVTDIAVEIFQKSAPSPIRSSRRNMLHCFQGSLHLSPCAMMLALVYIERLRHRNPEYLQKISSSDLFLISMMVASKYLYDEGEEEEVFNDEWGAAGKLDVKTVNNLEMNFLNAIEWSLFTEPNDLFDILSQVETSIAERQGMKRGWFTYTDLCVLLEQSAWSQALAAICQHFTKVSCMLGLVYLTSVAGLIATSAVLHQLSLSRSGQALRPADIIPDLKTPDLNEKASPAAPRLPCCVLANKSENRQTGTLGSNPEEEHSPPPVTSQTSVLCLWGSLLASMGHIHPETDPGPPQTWSPVSFFCPGCLASLPRLECGLRNTSTVFTHGPLDNHASWLLGGAEPGLNSRLFPPLQLGPCRPAETMLPVDKAQALLMPG